In the Paenibacillus sp. FSL H7-0357 genome, one interval contains:
- a CDS encoding DoxX family protein, producing MVSVGLLLIRLVIGIAFIGHGAQKLFGWFGGYGPKGTGGWMESIGIKPGVAMAVLAGMLELVGGLLFAAGLLTPVAAVLIAATMLGAIIKVHAPNGFWSTANGIEFPLTVLVVAVGVALTGAGSISLDALFFN from the coding sequence ATGGTTAGTGTAGGGTTGTTATTGATAAGATTGGTGATCGGGATTGCTTTTATCGGACATGGGGCACAGAAGCTGTTTGGCTGGTTCGGAGGATACGGTCCAAAGGGCACGGGCGGCTGGATGGAATCCATCGGCATTAAGCCGGGGGTCGCGATGGCCGTGCTGGCAGGAATGCTGGAGCTTGTCGGAGGCTTGCTGTTCGCAGCCGGACTCCTGACTCCTGTAGCCGCAGTATTGATTGCCGCAACGATGCTCGGCGCGATTATCAAGGTTCATGCTCCGAACGGATTTTGGTCGACGGCCAACGGAATCGAGTTTCCATTAACGGTGCTCGTAGTCGCAGTAGGTGTGGCTTTGACCGGAGCAGGTTCGATTTCGCTGGATGCCCTGTTTTTTAACTAA
- a CDS encoding MarR family winged helix-turn-helix transcriptional regulator, producing MSDYNELISKTAGASDQEQASSLKLFVVLSKAYKSLMDLAVKDMKSHGLASAEFMILEVLYHRTRIPLQQIGEKILVTSGSITYNIDKLEKRGLLKRVPCSDDRRVTYAEITEAGRELFDDIFPRHVSSIHGMMGGLNQEEKEQAIELLKKLGKGI from the coding sequence ATGAGTGACTACAATGAGTTGATCAGCAAGACGGCTGGCGCATCGGATCAGGAGCAGGCTTCATCACTGAAATTGTTCGTGGTCTTGTCCAAAGCTTATAAGAGCCTGATGGATCTGGCAGTAAAGGATATGAAGAGCCATGGTTTAGCTTCTGCCGAGTTTATGATCCTCGAGGTGCTCTATCATAGAACGCGGATTCCGCTGCAGCAGATCGGAGAGAAGATTCTCGTTACCAGCGGGAGCATCACTTACAATATCGACAAGCTGGAGAAGAGAGGACTGCTGAAGCGCGTTCCCTGCAGCGATGACCGGCGCGTAACTTATGCGGAGATTACCGAAGCGGGCCGCGAGCTGTTTGACGATATTTTCCCCCGCCATGTTTCTTCTATTCACGGGATGATGGGCGGTTTGAATCAGGAGGAGAAGGAACAGGCAATAGAATTACTAAAGAAGCTTGGTAAAGGCATTTAG
- a CDS encoding sensor histidine kinase, translating to MLYIIILLAIMLVTLMFRLFSLRKQIRNITKQLIELSAGNMDKKLDISLIDKDVTLLAAEINKNLTKQRELRFNMIRSGKHLKESIANISHDLRTPLTSMIGYLQLLQKGHVTLEQREQIVITLRKANHLQTLIKSFYELAVLDSEHIQPEFRNVNYSNVIMDTVAECATMFEQRGLHPQISLPEESVFVWTDEEMLRRILQNLLDNAARYAMSDIRITLLNNGRTELILTNAISSSQDINPARLFDRFYTSDVSRSAGSTGLGLSIVKILTDKLRGTVSAELIGDHLQIKIVL from the coding sequence ATGCTGTATATTATTATCCTATTAGCGATAATGCTTGTAACACTTATGTTCCGCCTCTTTTCGCTTAGAAAGCAAATACGCAATATCACAAAACAATTGATAGAATTGTCAGCCGGAAATATGGATAAGAAGCTGGACATTTCATTGATTGATAAGGATGTCACCCTGCTGGCTGCAGAAATTAATAAGAATCTGACCAAGCAGCGCGAACTTCGGTTTAATATGATCAGAAGCGGAAAACACTTGAAAGAATCCATAGCGAATATCTCGCACGATCTGCGGACACCGCTAACCTCAATGATCGGCTACCTTCAGCTTTTGCAAAAAGGACATGTAACTTTAGAGCAGCGTGAGCAAATCGTCATTACTTTACGAAAAGCAAATCATTTACAAACCTTGATCAAGTCATTTTATGAATTGGCTGTACTTGATTCAGAGCATATTCAACCGGAGTTTCGAAATGTTAATTACTCTAATGTAATCATGGATACCGTTGCAGAATGTGCAACGATGTTTGAGCAGAGGGGCTTGCATCCGCAGATATCACTCCCGGAAGAAAGCGTATTTGTTTGGACTGACGAAGAGATGCTGCGGCGTATTTTACAGAATTTGCTCGACAATGCGGCGCGGTATGCCATGAGTGATATCAGGATCACCCTTCTGAATAATGGTAGAACAGAATTGATTTTGACAAATGCAATATCCAGTTCACAAGACATTAATCCGGCGCGGTTATTTGACCGCTTCTATACTTCAGATGTATCACGAAGCGCGGGAAGTACAGGATTAGGATTGTCGATAGTCAAAATACTGACAGATAAATTACGCGGAACGGTCAGTGCCGAGTTAATAGGAGATCATCTGCAGATCAAGATTGTTTTATAG
- a CDS encoding ABC transporter permease, giving the protein MNNLMQMEWYRLKYNKFFIGCSLLCIIYGVFASKGYVADLTTRVDAIGIFTAMVYDSTIWLVLFSAIAALLIGQDFTNRTIHLEVVAGHSRIKIFISKCLIYLAVFNILMLISPIVGSIRMSFLLGWGDSWNNDVLYILRVVGFSVLLNSAVFSVCIFFAFIFRDSARTVSVSMIVLFVSAMCIAYAGPMGWYDSLPWLRFLPMNQIRTSLAYSLSTAQVSEILLSGLVYLLFFISLSFQRFNTCELR; this is encoded by the coding sequence ATGAATAATCTTATGCAAATGGAATGGTACCGTTTAAAATATAATAAATTTTTTATCGGTTGTTCGCTGCTATGTATAATTTATGGAGTATTCGCCAGCAAAGGTTATGTTGCCGATTTGACTACACGTGTAGATGCTATAGGTATCTTCACTGCAATGGTCTATGATTCCACCATTTGGCTGGTTTTGTTCTCTGCTATCGCAGCTTTACTGATTGGACAGGATTTCACCAATCGTACGATACATTTGGAGGTTGTAGCAGGCCATTCCAGAATAAAGATCTTTATTAGTAAATGTCTCATTTATTTAGCCGTTTTCAACATTTTAATGCTGATAAGTCCCATTGTGGGAAGCATAAGAATGTCTTTTTTGCTGGGATGGGGAGACTCTTGGAATAATGATGTATTGTATATCCTGCGTGTGGTTGGTTTTTCTGTATTACTTAATAGTGCGGTGTTTTCTGTTTGCATTTTTTTTGCATTCATATTCCGGGACTCGGCTAGAACAGTTTCTGTCTCTATGATTGTTCTTTTTGTAAGTGCCATGTGCATCGCCTATGCTGGACCTATGGGGTGGTATGATTCGTTGCCTTGGTTGCGTTTTTTACCTATGAATCAAATTAGAACATCATTGGCCTATTCGCTTTCCACAGCACAAGTTTCAGAAATTTTACTCTCAGGGCTGGTATATCTGCTTTTTTTCATCTCACTTTCATTTCAGAGATTCAATACATGTGAATTAAGATAA